One Numenius arquata chromosome 9, bNumArq3.hap1.1, whole genome shotgun sequence DNA window includes the following coding sequences:
- the FDFT1 gene encoding squalene synthase isoform X1 — MAASTKAVSLFKRTLALSPPRGPPRALGRLRGGGRRVQQRGGVAAASAPPPAPPPAAPRLQPPPRTPLCPQDSLGRGLRTCYRYLNQTSRSFAAVIQALDGELRHAVCIFYLVLRALDTIEDDMSISLDVKVPMLHEFHSYLYQPEWKYMESKEKDRQVLEDFPTISMEFRNLSKVYQEVISDICHKMGVGMAEFLEKKVDSQHEWDKYCHYVAGLVGIGLSRLFSASELEDPIVGQDTELANSMGLFLQKTNIIRDYLEDQLEGREFWPREVWSRYAKKLSDLAKPENIDMAVQCLNELITNALHHVPDVLTYLSRLRNQSVFNFCAIPQVMAIATLAACYNNKQVFRGVVKIRKGQAVTLMMDATNIQAVKAIMYQYVEEIYQKIPSTDPSSNKTQQVIASIRAMSLPGGPMASRHHYSPIYLSCAMLLAALSWQYLSTISKATEEYVQAGEN; from the exons atGGCGGCCAGCACCAAAGCCGTGTCCCTCTTCAAGCGGACCCTGGCCCTGTCCCCGCCGCGGGGTCCCCCCCGGGCTCTGGggcggctgcggggcggcgggcggagggtgcAGCAGCGGGGGGGTGTCGCCGCCGCCTCcgcaccccccccggccccgccgccggccgccccccgccttCAGCCGCCCCCCCGCACCCCGCTGTGCCCGCAGGACTCGCTGGGACGCGGCCTCCGGACCTGCTACCGCTACCTCAACCAGACCAGCCGCAGCTTCGCCGCCGTCATCCAGGCCCTGGACGGAGAGCTGCG aCATGCCGTCTGTATATTCTACCTGGTTCTCCGTGCCCTGGACACTATAGAGGATGACATGTCCATCAGCTTGGATGTGAAGGTCCCGATGCTGCACGAGTTTCACTCCTATCTCTATCAACCCGAGTGGAAATACATGGAGAGCAAGGAGAAGGACCGGCAGGTGCTGGAAGACTTCCCAACG ATCTCCATGGAGTTCAGGAACCTGTCAAAGGTCTACCAGGAGGTGATTTCAGATATTTGCCACAAGATGGGTGTCGGGATGGCGGAGTTTTTGGAGAAGAAAGTCGACTCTCAGCACGAGTGGGATAAG TACTGTCACTACGTTGCTGGGCTGGTGGGGATCGGCCTTTCCCGTCTCTTCTCTGCATCAGAGCTAGAAGATCCTATTGTCGGGCAGGACACGGAGCTGGCCAACTCCATGGGCCTCTTCCTGCAGAAAACCAACATCATCCGTGACTATCTGGAGGaccagctggagggaagggagttCTGGCCCAGAGAG GTTTGGAGCAGGTACGCAAAGAAGCTCTCGGATCTTGCCAAACCAGAGAACATCGATATGGCTGTCCAGTGTCTGAATGAGCTCATCACCAACGCCCTCCACCACGTCCCTGATGTCCTCACATACTTATCCCGCCTGAGAAACCAAAGCGTCTTCAACTTCTGCGCTATCCCCCAG GTGATGGCTATTGCCACATTGGCTGCCTGCTATAACAACAAGCAGGTCTTCAGGGGTGTTGTGAAGATCCGGAAGGGACAAGCTGTCACTTTGATGATGGATGCCACAAACATACAAGCTGTCAAAGCCATCATGTACCAGTATGTGGAAGAG atCTACCAGAAGATCCCAAGCACGGACCCGTCATCCAACAAGACGCAGCAGGTCATCGCCTCCATCCGTGCCATGAGCTTGCCCGGCGGCCCCATGGCATCACGCCACCACTACTCCCCCATCTACTTGTCGTGCGCCATGCTCCTGGCTGCCCTGAGCTGGCAGTACCTGAGCACCATCTCCAAGGCCACCGAGGAGTACGTCCAGGCGGGCGAGAACTGA
- the NEIL2 gene encoding endonuclease 8-like 2, translating into MPEGPSLRKFHLLTSPFVGQVVAKVGGSSRKISVNDLNALRLQDSQVHGKNLYLAFVAADGPLGPTAEETVVQREAASGASSPAQGGQEQVCPPQPHPQEEELQELQHSSSEAPDAAGGPGSWLRFHFGLFGSIRANEFSRANKANKRGDWKDPVPRLVLHFENGGFLAFYNCRMQWCSSPRADPASDILSVEFHRGRALDALRAPSPICYTLLDLRYFSGLGNIIKNEILYLAKIHPLTQGSLLALSDLERLLDCAVRFSSDWLGSKLCGKGLHPQIYQKEQCPLGHAVMKGTLGPSGGFKRLTWWCPQCQPEVLPQDGDPSPVTK; encoded by the exons ATGCCGGAGGGCCCATCATTGAGGAAGTTCCATCTACTGACCTCCCCTTTTGTGGGCCAAGTGGTGGCCAAGGTGGGGGGAAGCAGCCGGAAGATCAGTGTGAATGACCTGAATGCCCTGAGGCTCCAGGACTCCCAG GTTCATGGGAAGAACTTGTACCTGGCATTTGTGGCTGCTGATGGTCCCTTAGGACCAACTGCAGAAGAGACGGTGGTGCAAAGAGAGGCTGCTAGTGGGGCAAGTTCTCCAGCCCAGGGAGGACAAGAGCAGGTTTGTCCTCCACAGCCGCATCCCCAGgaagaggagctgcaggaactCCAGCACTCAAGCTCTGAAGCCCCAGATGCAGCAGGGGGTCCAGGCAGCTGGTTGCGCTTCCATTTTGGCTTGTTTGGCAGTATTCGGGCAAATGAGTTCTCAAGAGCAAACAAAGCCAACAAGAGAGGAGACTGGAAAGACCCCGTACCCAG GCTGGTTCTGCACTTTGAGAATGGAGGCTTCCTTGCTTTCTATAACTGCCGAATGCAGTGGTGCTCCTCTCCGAGGGCTGATCCTGCTTCCGACATCCTGTCTGTGGAGTTCCACCGCGGCCGGGCGCTGGATGCTCTCCGTGCACCCAGTCCCATCTGCTATACCCTCTTAGACCTAAGATATTTTTCAGGGCTGG GAAATATCATTAAGAATGAGATCTTGTACCTGGCCAAGATCCACCCGTTGACACAAGGCTCTCTCTTAGCTCTCTCAGACCTGGAGCGTCTGCTCGACTGTGCGGTTCGGTTCAGCTCTGACTGGCTGGGCAGCAAGCTGTGTGGCAAAGGGCTGCACCCCCAGATCTACCAGAAGGAGCAGTGTCCCCTCGGGCATGCAGTGATGAAGGGAACCCTTGGACCCTCAGGTGGCTTCAAGAGACTTACGTGGTGGTGTCCACAGTGCCAGCCTGAGGTGCTGCCACAAGATGGGGATCCTTCCCCAGTCACTAAGTGA
- the FDFT1 gene encoding squalene synthase isoform X2 gives MELLRKWLGHPEEIYNLLRFKMGGCRAVMPRIDPDSLGRGLRTCYRYLNQTSRSFAAVIQALDGELRHAVCIFYLVLRALDTIEDDMSISLDVKVPMLHEFHSYLYQPEWKYMESKEKDRQVLEDFPTISMEFRNLSKVYQEVISDICHKMGVGMAEFLEKKVDSQHEWDKYCHYVAGLVGIGLSRLFSASELEDPIVGQDTELANSMGLFLQKTNIIRDYLEDQLEGREFWPREVWSRYAKKLSDLAKPENIDMAVQCLNELITNALHHVPDVLTYLSRLRNQSVFNFCAIPQVMAIATLAACYNNKQVFRGVVKIRKGQAVTLMMDATNIQAVKAIMYQYVEEIYQKIPSTDPSSNKTQQVIASIRAMSLPGGPMASRHHYSPIYLSCAMLLAALSWQYLSTISKATEEYVQAGEN, from the exons ATGGAGCTGCTGAGGAAATGGCTGGGCCACCCCGAGGAGATCTACAACCTGCTGCGCTTCAAGATGGGCGGCTGCCGGGCCGTCATGCCGCGCATCGACCCG GACTCGCTGGGACGCGGCCTCCGGACCTGCTACCGCTACCTCAACCAGACCAGCCGCAGCTTCGCCGCCGTCATCCAGGCCCTGGACGGAGAGCTGCG aCATGCCGTCTGTATATTCTACCTGGTTCTCCGTGCCCTGGACACTATAGAGGATGACATGTCCATCAGCTTGGATGTGAAGGTCCCGATGCTGCACGAGTTTCACTCCTATCTCTATCAACCCGAGTGGAAATACATGGAGAGCAAGGAGAAGGACCGGCAGGTGCTGGAAGACTTCCCAACG ATCTCCATGGAGTTCAGGAACCTGTCAAAGGTCTACCAGGAGGTGATTTCAGATATTTGCCACAAGATGGGTGTCGGGATGGCGGAGTTTTTGGAGAAGAAAGTCGACTCTCAGCACGAGTGGGATAAG TACTGTCACTACGTTGCTGGGCTGGTGGGGATCGGCCTTTCCCGTCTCTTCTCTGCATCAGAGCTAGAAGATCCTATTGTCGGGCAGGACACGGAGCTGGCCAACTCCATGGGCCTCTTCCTGCAGAAAACCAACATCATCCGTGACTATCTGGAGGaccagctggagggaagggagttCTGGCCCAGAGAG GTTTGGAGCAGGTACGCAAAGAAGCTCTCGGATCTTGCCAAACCAGAGAACATCGATATGGCTGTCCAGTGTCTGAATGAGCTCATCACCAACGCCCTCCACCACGTCCCTGATGTCCTCACATACTTATCCCGCCTGAGAAACCAAAGCGTCTTCAACTTCTGCGCTATCCCCCAG GTGATGGCTATTGCCACATTGGCTGCCTGCTATAACAACAAGCAGGTCTTCAGGGGTGTTGTGAAGATCCGGAAGGGACAAGCTGTCACTTTGATGATGGATGCCACAAACATACAAGCTGTCAAAGCCATCATGTACCAGTATGTGGAAGAG atCTACCAGAAGATCCCAAGCACGGACCCGTCATCCAACAAGACGCAGCAGGTCATCGCCTCCATCCGTGCCATGAGCTTGCCCGGCGGCCCCATGGCATCACGCCACCACTACTCCCCCATCTACTTGTCGTGCGCCATGCTCCTGGCTGCCCTGAGCTGGCAGTACCTGAGCACCATCTCCAAGGCCACCGAGGAGTACGTCCAGGCGGGCGAGAACTGA